One window from the genome of Candidatus Sysuiplasma acidicola encodes:
- a CDS encoding carbohydrate kinase family protein, whose product MTRWSRLGRRKRKSNFLGVLGHINMDMVYHLAHLPAPGTSINAKSVSAHFGGTAGNIAVHTSSLGVPTALGSYIGDDAGTVITDTLRSTSIDLYDVILSNGERTPRCHIFDDGTEQSYVIEQGAMASARKLPLWKHAVMNSRIVHVATGDPLRYEAAVSGREYNFDPGQEIGYRYDKATFRRLLSKCKIFFTNETEMKIAVKLLSANSERDILRHCDTVIKTAGRRGTQVITSDGAMEIRPCAVRKVVDTIGAGDSFRAGFYAALYRGRDVFTSVEFGNAMAAISIGGSGGAGRTTDWNTLLRKWQANYSD is encoded by the coding sequence ATGACTCGGTGGAGCAGGCTCGGCCGGAGGAAAAGAAAGAGTAATTTTCTCGGTGTCCTCGGTCACATTAACATGGACATGGTCTATCATCTGGCGCATCTTCCCGCCCCGGGCACATCAATCAATGCGAAATCGGTGTCGGCTCATTTTGGCGGTACTGCGGGGAATATAGCCGTCCATACATCTTCCCTGGGCGTCCCGACAGCACTCGGTTCTTACATCGGTGATGACGCCGGGACTGTGATAACAGATACATTGCGCAGCACTTCAATTGATCTTTATGACGTTATACTCTCCAACGGCGAAAGGACGCCCCGCTGTCACATCTTTGACGACGGTACGGAACAGTCGTACGTTATAGAGCAGGGAGCCATGGCCAGCGCCAGGAAGCTCCCTCTCTGGAAGCATGCGGTGATGAACAGCAGGATTGTGCATGTTGCCACCGGAGATCCGTTGAGGTACGAAGCAGCGGTCTCCGGAAGGGAATACAACTTTGATCCGGGCCAGGAAATAGGCTACCGATATGACAAGGCAACGTTCAGAAGACTCCTCTCGAAATGCAAAATCTTCTTCACAAACGAAACGGAAATGAAGATCGCAGTCAAGCTGCTCTCAGCCAACAGTGAGAGGGATATTCTGCGGCACTGCGACACTGTAATAAAAACCGCTGGCAGGCGAGGGACACAGGTCATCACTTCAGACGGTGCAATGGAGATCAGGCCGTGCGCCGTCAGGAAGGTTGTGGACACCATAGGCGCTGGAGACTCGTTCAGGGCAGGTTTTTACGCTGCGCTGTACAGGGGACGCGATGTTTTCACCTCTGTTGAATTCGGCAATGCGATGGCCGCGATCTCGATAGGCGGGAGCGGCGGTGCCGGCAGGACAACAGACTGGAATACCCTACTAAGGAAATGGCAGGCAAATTATTCAGATTGA
- a CDS encoding adenosylhomocysteinase: MDKGIRRIEWARAHMSVLDATAARIRERRKLKGRRIAMALHVEAKTACLALSLRDAGAEVRLASCNPMSTDDSVSLALREKYGLETFARKGESNKEYYENLNSVLDIKPDIVIDDGADLIAMLHTSRKELLPGIIGGNEETTTGVVRLRAMAQEGKLHFPVLAVNDSYMKYLFDNRYGTGQSTMDGLLNATNLLLAGKTFVVAGYGWCGRGIAQRARGMGALVTVTEVDPIKAVEAAMDGFSVTTMDRAIRGADFVVTATGCRDVVTYRHMQHAKDGCVLANSGHFNLEIDVETLDRKCTRKKVREFVYEYTLAEGRKIYLLADGRLVNLVSGQGHPAEIMDLSFSVQARGAEFMAEHGKRLEPGVHTLPREIDEELAKLKLKSMHVGIDRLSVAQKKYLSSWSEGT; this comes from the coding sequence TGGACAAGGGTATCAGGCGGATTGAATGGGCCCGGGCGCACATGAGCGTACTGGATGCCACGGCCGCCAGGATCAGGGAGAGAAGAAAACTAAAGGGAAGGAGAATTGCAATGGCGCTGCACGTCGAGGCCAAGACTGCATGCCTCGCTCTTTCTCTGAGGGATGCCGGAGCCGAAGTGCGACTTGCGAGCTGTAACCCGATGTCTACCGATGATTCGGTCTCGCTGGCTCTGAGGGAGAAGTACGGTCTGGAAACATTTGCCCGTAAAGGAGAGAGTAATAAGGAATATTACGAAAATCTGAACAGCGTTCTTGACATAAAGCCGGATATTGTGATCGACGACGGAGCAGACCTCATTGCCATGCTTCATACATCCAGAAAGGAGCTCCTTCCCGGCATCATCGGCGGCAATGAGGAGACAACGACAGGCGTCGTGAGGCTGAGAGCCATGGCGCAGGAGGGCAAACTTCACTTTCCCGTCCTCGCAGTGAACGATTCTTACATGAAATATCTCTTTGACAACAGATACGGCACGGGGCAGTCCACTATGGACGGCTTACTCAATGCCACAAACCTCCTTCTGGCAGGCAAAACGTTTGTCGTCGCCGGCTACGGATGGTGCGGCAGAGGGATTGCGCAGAGGGCGAGGGGCATGGGTGCCCTTGTCACCGTTACAGAAGTCGATCCCATCAAAGCAGTCGAGGCGGCAATGGACGGTTTTTCCGTAACAACGATGGACAGGGCGATTCGCGGCGCCGATTTTGTGGTGACCGCCACTGGATGCAGGGATGTCGTCACATACAGGCACATGCAGCATGCCAAAGACGGCTGCGTTCTTGCGAATTCGGGCCACTTCAACCTTGAAATAGATGTCGAGACACTGGACAGAAAGTGCACCAGGAAAAAGGTCAGGGAGTTCGTGTATGAATACACACTGGCTGAGGGCAGGAAGATTTATCTGCTCGCCGATGGCAGGCTCGTAAACCTTGTCTCGGGACAGGGGCATCCGGCCGAGATTATGGATTTGAGTTTCTCCGTCCAGGCCAGGGGAGCCGAATTTATGGCAGAACATGGAAAGAGACTCGAACCCGGTGTCCACACGCTCCCAAGGGAGATCGATGAAGAGCTCGCGAAACTGAAGCTGAAATCAATGCATGTCGGTATAGACAGACTTTCAGTGGCACAGAAAAAATATCTGTCTTCCTGGTCTGAGGGAACATGA